From Oreochromis aureus strain Israel breed Guangdong linkage group 4, ZZ_aureus, whole genome shotgun sequence, a single genomic window includes:
- the dcaf7 gene encoding DDB1- and CUL4-associated factor 7, whose translation MSLHGKRKEIYKYEAPWTVYAMNWSVRPDKRFRLALGSFVEEYNNKVQLVGLEEESSEFVCRNTFDHPYPTTKIMWIPDTKGVYPDLLATSGDYLRIWRVSDTETRLECLLNNNKNSDFCAPLTSFDWNEVDPNLLGTSSIDTTCTIWGLETGQVLGRVNLVSGHVKTQLIAHDKEVYDIAFSRAGGGRDMFASVGADGSVRMFDLRHLEHSTIIYEDPQHHPLLRLCWNKQDPNYLATMAMDGMEVVILDVRVPCTPVARLNNHRACVNGIAWAPHSSCHICTAADDHQALIWDIQQMPRAIEDPILAYTAEGEINNVQWASTQPDWIAICYNNCLEILRV comes from the exons ATGTCTCTTCAcggcaaaagaaaagaaatctacAAATACGAAGCGCCATGGACGGTGTACGCCATGAACTGGAGCGTCCGTCCGGACAAACGGTTTCGGCTGGCTCTCGGCAGCTTCGTGGAGGAATACAACAATAAG GTTCAGCTGGTGGGTCTGGAGGAAGAGAGCTCAGAGTTTGTCTGCAGGAACACATTTGACCACCCTTACCCCACCACCAAGATCATGTGGATCCCAGACACGAAGGGGGTCTATCCAGACCTACTGGCCACCAGTGGGGACTACCTGCGCATTTGGAGG gtcagCGACACAGAAACACGTCTTGAATGTTTgctgaataacaacaagaaCTCAGACTTCTGCGCTCCCCTCACCTCCTTCGACTGGAATGAAGTGGATCCTAATCTACTTG GTACTTCCAGTATTGACACCACCTGCACAATCTGGGGGTTGGAAACCGGCCAGGTGTTGGGACGAGTTAACCTTGTGTCTGGACACGTGAAGACCCAGCTGATCGCCCACGAcaaagag GTGTATGACATCGCGTTCAGCCGTGCAGGAGGTGGCAGAGACATGTTCGCCTCTGTTGGAGCCGATGGATCCGTCCGCATGTTTGACCTGCGACACCTCGAGCACAGCACCATCATCTACGAGGACCCCCAGCACCACCCGCTCCTCCGTCTCTGCTGGAACAAACAGGACCCCAACTACCTGGCCACGATGGCCATGGACGGCATGGAG GTGGTTATCCTGGACGTACGTGTGCCCTGCACTCCAGTGGCTCGGCTGAACAACCATCGCGCTTGTGTTAACGGCATCGCGTGGGCACCGCACTCCTCATGTCACATCTGCACCGCAG CTGACGACCACCAGGCCCTGATCTGGGACATCCAACAGATGCCACGGGCCATTGAGGACCCGATCCTGGCCTACACCGCTGAAGGCGAGATCAACAACGTGCAGTGGGCCTCCACGCAGCCGGACTGGATCGCCATCTGCTATAACAACTGCCTGGAGATCCTGCGTGTGTGA